From a single Pelodiscus sinensis isolate JC-2024 chromosome 4, ASM4963464v1, whole genome shotgun sequence genomic region:
- the CINP gene encoding cyclin-dependent kinase 2-interacting protein isoform X2: protein MAAKSPAAVASKRSVLSVSARKIKDNAADWHNLMMKWETLNNNGFTTANKIVNLKISAQFKENKLDIECDKIASDCGKQSADYNEKLEIFCEELLGTFENMAKIHLKMEKLYSTTKGICDLETYHYENGDCRAPLFHTWPTMYFYEVSFKLSEMYKKELQLKQTIVQEIAHTADQDLMMVYLSSWLYQPYIENSSKLLLESMLLETGHRQV from the exons ATGGCAG CAAAGAGTCCTGCAGCTGTTGCTTCAAAAAGATCTGTCTTATCTGTCAGCGCAAGAAAAATTAAAGATAATGCAGCAGACTGGCATAATTTAATGATGAAATGGGAGACCCTGAATAATAATGGATTTACTACTGCAAACAAAATTGTAAACTTGAAAATTAGTGCACA ATTTAAAGAGAACAAGCTGGATATAGAATGTGACAAGATTGCTTCTGACTGTGGAAAACAGTCAGCAGACTATAATGAAAAACTTGAGATATTCTGTGAAGAATTGCTTGGGACTTTTGAAAACATG GCAAAAATACATCTGAAAATGGAAAAATTGTATTCAACTACTAAAGGAATTTGTGACCTAGAAACTTACCACTATGAAAATGGAGATTGCAGAGCACCACTTTTTCACACATGGCCCACTATGTACTTCT ATGAGGTTTCATTCAAgctctctgaaatgtacaagaaggAACTACAACTTAAGCAAACAATTGTGCAAGAGATTGCTCATACTGCTGACCAGGATCTTATGATGGTTTATTTATCATCTTGGTTGTACCAGCCTTACATTGAGAACAGCAGTAAACTACTGCTAGAAAGCATGTTGCTGGAAACAGGACATAGACAAGTGTAA
- the CINP gene encoding cyclin-dependent kinase 2-interacting protein isoform X1, which translates to MAVAKSPAAVASKRSVLSVSARKIKDNAADWHNLMMKWETLNNNGFTTANKIVNLKISAQFKENKLDIECDKIASDCGKQSADYNEKLEIFCEELLGTFENMAKIHLKMEKLYSTTKGICDLETYHYENGDCRAPLFHTWPTMYFYEVSFKLSEMYKKELQLKQTIVQEIAHTADQDLMMVYLSSWLYQPYIENSSKLLLESMLLETGHRQV; encoded by the exons ATGGCAG taGCAAAGAGTCCTGCAGCTGTTGCTTCAAAAAGATCTGTCTTATCTGTCAGCGCAAGAAAAATTAAAGATAATGCAGCAGACTGGCATAATTTAATGATGAAATGGGAGACCCTGAATAATAATGGATTTACTACTGCAAACAAAATTGTAAACTTGAAAATTAGTGCACA ATTTAAAGAGAACAAGCTGGATATAGAATGTGACAAGATTGCTTCTGACTGTGGAAAACAGTCAGCAGACTATAATGAAAAACTTGAGATATTCTGTGAAGAATTGCTTGGGACTTTTGAAAACATG GCAAAAATACATCTGAAAATGGAAAAATTGTATTCAACTACTAAAGGAATTTGTGACCTAGAAACTTACCACTATGAAAATGGAGATTGCAGAGCACCACTTTTTCACACATGGCCCACTATGTACTTCT ATGAGGTTTCATTCAAgctctctgaaatgtacaagaaggAACTACAACTTAAGCAAACAATTGTGCAAGAGATTGCTCATACTGCTGACCAGGATCTTATGATGGTTTATTTATCATCTTGGTTGTACCAGCCTTACATTGAGAACAGCAGTAAACTACTGCTAGAAAGCATGTTGCTGGAAACAGGACATAGACAAGTGTAA
- the CINP gene encoding cyclin-dependent kinase 2-interacting protein isoform X3: protein MMKWETLNNNGFTTANKIVNLKISAQFKENKLDIECDKIASDCGKQSADYNEKLEIFCEELLGTFENMAKIHLKMEKLYSTTKGICDLETYHYENGDCRAPLFHTWPTMYFYEVSFKLSEMYKKELQLKQTIVQEIAHTADQDLMMVYLSSWLYQPYIENSSKLLLESMLLETGHRQV, encoded by the exons ATGATGAAATGGGAGACCCTGAATAATAATGGATTTACTACTGCAAACAAAATTGTAAACTTGAAAATTAGTGCACA ATTTAAAGAGAACAAGCTGGATATAGAATGTGACAAGATTGCTTCTGACTGTGGAAAACAGTCAGCAGACTATAATGAAAAACTTGAGATATTCTGTGAAGAATTGCTTGGGACTTTTGAAAACATG GCAAAAATACATCTGAAAATGGAAAAATTGTATTCAACTACTAAAGGAATTTGTGACCTAGAAACTTACCACTATGAAAATGGAGATTGCAGAGCACCACTTTTTCACACATGGCCCACTATGTACTTCT ATGAGGTTTCATTCAAgctctctgaaatgtacaagaaggAACTACAACTTAAGCAAACAATTGTGCAAGAGATTGCTCATACTGCTGACCAGGATCTTATGATGGTTTATTTATCATCTTGGTTGTACCAGCCTTACATTGAGAACAGCAGTAAACTACTGCTAGAAAGCATGTTGCTGGAAACAGGACATAGACAAGTGTAA
- the ZNF839 gene encoding zinc finger protein 839 isoform X1 produces the protein MAAPEDGGGEIAAPPPPAEEEPPGPAAARGALLSAAAGEGVGLLGPDHPPGAAVARGDLLCPVEGGGLLGALEPRFPAEEGSQALAVIEELSQSLAASPSAICTTLFLQPAGSLVQGAELSAEEQLVAATDNQAVELMGNLPAEKSQAELPGQQAPATLLAPEELQRVIEQVSRTQKQPPPPLPSSGAGTGSSVMLSSPRGGGYPLPQETSFRPPASGMSGTPQGSSLTAATESQLVTSIMHNAAQQLQNVAQQVALQEGKAIGTTRCLVHKQLEAICVQMQPGQMKENEKPVPPLAAVQSKVTTLSQPAGRNSGLSRLNIINPQIIRVQPVTGTEQQQFFLHSSSESPVQLLVQRPLAPRGPVSVNKIPTRQTLNGQKTPRATLSATESQNVTLVAASSANTLISSLEKKQKELKLKKSLKVKTRSGRISRPPKYKARDYKFIKTEDLADGHQSDSDDYSELSIEDDDEGKEKATDTLFSPLNYNLKPKMFKCQTCEKSYIGKGGLARHYKLNPVHGQLESSQQKASMNKTNKSVFLDIFGGAGDGTESLAHLQPDVVTLNNEKSLAVGLEETASSQNEQQTGESAEGRNLLAAQQSDTSLEYRAPGMPNGSGRPKRRKRRGRPRMAGRSVCSGRLSRPVQSPSMSLSNVSTEHIIFRRKTRLKELIQQCDNEDLMELALPRLTKLVTVYEFLLMKVEKGSPGKAFFPEVYREFEELHNMVKKMSQDHFNNSDFLSYQQPVEIKDPKVAESLGITETLLGKQMIQAADSSTQCVTKTVDEQMFTEITRKRANKNLDEELLPSAKRASIEGILENVKDVFASQNAIEEKSWSLSTLTTKDGFNPLNGVAVFSEDRGGIPCITGSAKHTGEQHKSLYLESRANSVNSDIFQSMKMRMECSQPVNIRGQDSIVNTFPPCTEALLHVEVGSSPELIQAHFVNETAEDRLTNSELCNCLVSEDDINNQSTNFSMNEEIHHNGKYQKLQQDEENQNYAITSEQSEQLDDADIADQMQQLEKVLSTSIVPVDHSHETQLDPHQNPETSIPTQETLESPIKNLNEFSRCSASPQAGQHEPENAVTVDETVAFEIADENHEFLSQGHEQIFIQTADGLILSHPGTAVLSQAEGIVIVTNADGTTMHIRTSEGVPLETVEALLAMEADGQSEDILLSQSEIEP, from the exons ATGGCGGCTCccgaggatgggggaggagagatcGCGGCGCCGCCACCCCCTGCTGAGGAAGAGCCCCCCGGACCGGCCGCTGCCCGCGGGGCTCTCCTCAGCGCGGCGGCTGGGGAGGGCGTTGGGCTGCTGGGGCCTGACCATCCCCCGGGGGCGGCCGTGGCCAGGGGTGACTTGCTGTGTCCGGTGGAGGGTGGGGGCCTGCTGGGCGCCCTGGAGCCTAGATTCCCCGCTGAGGAGGGATCGCAAGCGCTGGCGGTGATCGAGGAGTTGTCGCAGAGCCTGGCGGCCAGTCCCTCTGCCATCTGCACCACCCTCTTCCTGCAGCCAGCGGGGAGCCTGGTGCAGGGGGCTGAGCTGAGCGCCGAGGAGCAGCTGGTGGCAGCGACCGACAACCAGGCCGTTGAGCTGATGGGGAATTTGCCTGCGGAGAAGAGTCAGGCCGAGCTTCCCGGCCAGCAGGCCCCAGCGACGCTCCTGGCGCCAGAGGAGCTCCAGAGGGTCATCGAACAAGTGAGCAGGACCCAGAAGCAGCCaccaccccctcttccctcctctggaGCTGGCACTGGGTCCTCAGTGATGTTGTCTTCTCCCAGAGGTGGGGGATACCCCCTACCCCAGGAGACTAGCTTCAGGCCCCCAGCATCAGGGATGAGTGGAACCCCACAGGGCTCTAGCCTGACTGCTGCCACGGAGTCTCAGCTGGTAACGAGTATCATGCACAATGCAGCACAGCAGTTGCAGAATGTGGCCCAGCAGGTTGCCCTTCAGGAGGGCAAAGCTATCGGTACCACCAGGTGCCTTGTACACAAG CAATTAGAAGCCATTTGTGTACAAATGCAGCCGGGGCAGATGAAGGAAAACGAAAAACCAGTACCACCTCTTGCAGCAGTCCAATCCAAAGTTACTACACTGAGTCAGCCAGCTGGTAGGAATTCTGGCCTGTCCAGACTTAATATTATTAATCCACAGATTATTAGGGTACAGCCTGTTACAGGAACTGAGCAGCAACAGTTTTTCTTGCATAGTTCTTCTGAGTCGCCAGTTCAGCTACTTGTGCAGAGACCTTTAGCCCCTCGTGGACCAGTGTCAGTGAATAAGATTCCCACACGCCAGACATTGAACGGACAGAAGACTCCACGTGCCACGCTGTCTGCTACAGAATCTCAAAATGTTACTTTGGTGGCAGCCAGTTCAGCAAATACTCTTATATCGAGCCTTGAGAAAAAGCAAAAAGAACTAAAGCTAAAAAAATCTTTGAAAGTGAAGACTCGTTCTGGACGGATTTCACGACCTCCAAAATATAAAGCAAGAGATTATAAATTTATTAAAACAGAGGATTTAGCTGATGGGCATCAATCTGATTCTGATGACTATTCTGAACTAAGCATAGAAGATGATGACGAGGGGAAAGAGAAGGCCACAGATACATTATTCAGTCCTTTGAATTATAACCTGAAGCCCAAAATGTTCAAATGTCAGACTTGTGAAAAATCCTACATAGGAAAAGGAGGATTAGCGCGGCACTATAAACTTAATCCAGTTCATGGACAACTGGAGTCTTCACAGCAAAAAGCATCTATgaataaaactaataaaagtgTGTTTCTGGATATTTTTGGAGGAGCAGGTGATGGAACTGAGAGTTTGGCACATTTGCAACCTGATGTTGTCActttaaataatgaaaaatcaCTAGCTGTCGGTTTGGAAGAAACTGCTTCTTCACAAAATGAGCAACAG ACTGGTGAATCTGCAGAAGGCAGAAACTTGTTGGCTGCACAACAAAGTGACACTAGTTTAGAATATCGTGCACCTGGAATGCCAAATGGATCTGGAAGACCAAAAAGACGTAAAAGACGTGGCCGACCAAGGATGGCTGGAAGATCAGTGTGTTCGGGAAGACTTAGTAGACCTGTTCAGTCCCCTTCAATGTCTCTTAGTAACGTGTCAACAGAACACATCATATTTAGAAGGAAAACTAGACTAAAAGAG CTAATCCAACAATGTGACAATGAAGACTTAATGGAACTGGCTCTTCCCCGCCTGACGAAGCTTGTTACTGTATATGAATTTCTACTGATGAAG GTTGAAAAAGGTTCCCCAGGAAAGGCCTTTTTTCCGGAGGTTTATAGAGAATTTGAAGAGTTACATAATAtggtaaagaaaatgtctcaaGACCATTTCAATAATTCTGATTTTCTGAGTTATCAGCAGCCTGTGGAAATAAAAGATCCGAAG GTTGCTGAATCTCTAGGAATTACAGAGACGCTTCTTGGAAAACAAATGATACAAGCTGCAGACTCTTCAACACAATGTGTAACTAAAACAGTGGATGAGCAGATGTTCACAGAGATAACAAGAAAGCGAGCAAATAAG AATTTAGACGAAGAACTGTTGCCATCAGctaaaagggccagtatagaagGCATATTGGAGAACGTGAAAGATGTTTTTGCCAGTCAAAATGCAATAGAGGAAAAGAGCTGGAGCTTATCTACACTGACTACAAAGGATG GTTTTAATCCACTAAATGGGGTGGCTGTATTCTCTGAAGATAGAGGTGGTATTCCTTGCATAACTGGAAGTGCAAAGCATACTGGGGAGCAACATAAATCACTTTATTTAGAATCTAGAGCTAACTCTGTAAATTCAGACATCTTTCAGTCCATGAAAATGAGAATGGAATGCTCTCAACCTGTAAATATACGGGGACAAGATAGCATAGTTAACACATTTCCACCATGTACTGAAGCACTGCTGCATGTTGAGGTAGGTAGCTCACCAGAATTGATTCAAGCTCACTTTGTAAATGAGACTGCAGAAGATAGACTTACAAATTCTGAACTTTGTAATTGTTTGGTATCAGAAGATGATATTAATAATCAGAGTACCAATTTTTCAATGAATGAAGAAATTCACCACAATGGAAAATATCAGAAACTTCAGCAAGATGAAGAAAACCAGAACTACGCTATTACCAGTGAACAGTCTGAACAACTTGATGATGCTGATATTGCTGATCAAATGCAGCAGCTTGAAAAAGTACTTTCAACAAGCATTGTGCCAGTAGACCATTCACACGAGACTCAACTTGACCCACATCAGAATCCAGAAACCTCCATACCCACTCAAGAAACTCTTGAAAGTCCAATTAAAAACTTGAATGAATTCTCACGTTGTTCTGCTAGTCCACAAGCTGGACAACATGAGCCAGAGAATGCAGTTACTGTAGATGAAACTGTAGCCTTTGAGATTGCTGATGAGAACCATGAATTCTTATCTCAGGGACATGAACAGATTTTTATTCAGACTGCAGATGGACTTATTCTGTCTCATCCAGGTACTGCTGTTCTATCTCAAGCTGAAGGCATTGTGATTGTAACTAATGCTGATGGTACTACAATGCACATTCGCACATCAGAGGGGGTTCCTTTGGAAACTGTGGAAGCACTCCTGGCAATGGAAGCAGATGGCCAAAGTGAAGATATTTTGCTCTCTCAAAGTGAAATAGAGCCATAA
- the ZNF839 gene encoding zinc finger protein 839 isoform X2, translating into MAAPEDGGGEIAAPPPPAEEEPPGPAAARGALLSAAAGEGVGLLGPDHPPGAAVARGDLLCPVEGGGLLGALEPRFPAEEGSQALAVIEELSQSLAASPSAICTTLFLQPAGSLVQGAELSAEEQLVAATDNQAVELMGNLPAEKSQAELPGQQAPATLLAPEELQRVIEQQLEAICVQMQPGQMKENEKPVPPLAAVQSKVTTLSQPAGRNSGLSRLNIINPQIIRVQPVTGTEQQQFFLHSSSESPVQLLVQRPLAPRGPVSVNKIPTRQTLNGQKTPRATLSATESQNVTLVAASSANTLISSLEKKQKELKLKKSLKVKTRSGRISRPPKYKARDYKFIKTEDLADGHQSDSDDYSELSIEDDDEGKEKATDTLFSPLNYNLKPKMFKCQTCEKSYIGKGGLARHYKLNPVHGQLESSQQKASMNKTNKSVFLDIFGGAGDGTESLAHLQPDVVTLNNEKSLAVGLEETASSQNEQQTGESAEGRNLLAAQQSDTSLEYRAPGMPNGSGRPKRRKRRGRPRMAGRSVCSGRLSRPVQSPSMSLSNVSTEHIIFRRKTRLKELIQQCDNEDLMELALPRLTKLVTVYEFLLMKVEKGSPGKAFFPEVYREFEELHNMVKKMSQDHFNNSDFLSYQQPVEIKDPKVAESLGITETLLGKQMIQAADSSTQCVTKTVDEQMFTEITRKRANKNLDEELLPSAKRASIEGILENVKDVFASQNAIEEKSWSLSTLTTKDGFNPLNGVAVFSEDRGGIPCITGSAKHTGEQHKSLYLESRANSVNSDIFQSMKMRMECSQPVNIRGQDSIVNTFPPCTEALLHVEVGSSPELIQAHFVNETAEDRLTNSELCNCLVSEDDINNQSTNFSMNEEIHHNGKYQKLQQDEENQNYAITSEQSEQLDDADIADQMQQLEKVLSTSIVPVDHSHETQLDPHQNPETSIPTQETLESPIKNLNEFSRCSASPQAGQHEPENAVTVDETVAFEIADENHEFLSQGHEQIFIQTADGLILSHPGTAVLSQAEGIVIVTNADGTTMHIRTSEGVPLETVEALLAMEADGQSEDILLSQSEIEP; encoded by the exons ATGGCGGCTCccgaggatgggggaggagagatcGCGGCGCCGCCACCCCCTGCTGAGGAAGAGCCCCCCGGACCGGCCGCTGCCCGCGGGGCTCTCCTCAGCGCGGCGGCTGGGGAGGGCGTTGGGCTGCTGGGGCCTGACCATCCCCCGGGGGCGGCCGTGGCCAGGGGTGACTTGCTGTGTCCGGTGGAGGGTGGGGGCCTGCTGGGCGCCCTGGAGCCTAGATTCCCCGCTGAGGAGGGATCGCAAGCGCTGGCGGTGATCGAGGAGTTGTCGCAGAGCCTGGCGGCCAGTCCCTCTGCCATCTGCACCACCCTCTTCCTGCAGCCAGCGGGGAGCCTGGTGCAGGGGGCTGAGCTGAGCGCCGAGGAGCAGCTGGTGGCAGCGACCGACAACCAGGCCGTTGAGCTGATGGGGAATTTGCCTGCGGAGAAGAGTCAGGCCGAGCTTCCCGGCCAGCAGGCCCCAGCGACGCTCCTGGCGCCAGAGGAGCTCCAGAGGGTCATCGAACAA CAATTAGAAGCCATTTGTGTACAAATGCAGCCGGGGCAGATGAAGGAAAACGAAAAACCAGTACCACCTCTTGCAGCAGTCCAATCCAAAGTTACTACACTGAGTCAGCCAGCTGGTAGGAATTCTGGCCTGTCCAGACTTAATATTATTAATCCACAGATTATTAGGGTACAGCCTGTTACAGGAACTGAGCAGCAACAGTTTTTCTTGCATAGTTCTTCTGAGTCGCCAGTTCAGCTACTTGTGCAGAGACCTTTAGCCCCTCGTGGACCAGTGTCAGTGAATAAGATTCCCACACGCCAGACATTGAACGGACAGAAGACTCCACGTGCCACGCTGTCTGCTACAGAATCTCAAAATGTTACTTTGGTGGCAGCCAGTTCAGCAAATACTCTTATATCGAGCCTTGAGAAAAAGCAAAAAGAACTAAAGCTAAAAAAATCTTTGAAAGTGAAGACTCGTTCTGGACGGATTTCACGACCTCCAAAATATAAAGCAAGAGATTATAAATTTATTAAAACAGAGGATTTAGCTGATGGGCATCAATCTGATTCTGATGACTATTCTGAACTAAGCATAGAAGATGATGACGAGGGGAAAGAGAAGGCCACAGATACATTATTCAGTCCTTTGAATTATAACCTGAAGCCCAAAATGTTCAAATGTCAGACTTGTGAAAAATCCTACATAGGAAAAGGAGGATTAGCGCGGCACTATAAACTTAATCCAGTTCATGGACAACTGGAGTCTTCACAGCAAAAAGCATCTATgaataaaactaataaaagtgTGTTTCTGGATATTTTTGGAGGAGCAGGTGATGGAACTGAGAGTTTGGCACATTTGCAACCTGATGTTGTCActttaaataatgaaaaatcaCTAGCTGTCGGTTTGGAAGAAACTGCTTCTTCACAAAATGAGCAACAG ACTGGTGAATCTGCAGAAGGCAGAAACTTGTTGGCTGCACAACAAAGTGACACTAGTTTAGAATATCGTGCACCTGGAATGCCAAATGGATCTGGAAGACCAAAAAGACGTAAAAGACGTGGCCGACCAAGGATGGCTGGAAGATCAGTGTGTTCGGGAAGACTTAGTAGACCTGTTCAGTCCCCTTCAATGTCTCTTAGTAACGTGTCAACAGAACACATCATATTTAGAAGGAAAACTAGACTAAAAGAG CTAATCCAACAATGTGACAATGAAGACTTAATGGAACTGGCTCTTCCCCGCCTGACGAAGCTTGTTACTGTATATGAATTTCTACTGATGAAG GTTGAAAAAGGTTCCCCAGGAAAGGCCTTTTTTCCGGAGGTTTATAGAGAATTTGAAGAGTTACATAATAtggtaaagaaaatgtctcaaGACCATTTCAATAATTCTGATTTTCTGAGTTATCAGCAGCCTGTGGAAATAAAAGATCCGAAG GTTGCTGAATCTCTAGGAATTACAGAGACGCTTCTTGGAAAACAAATGATACAAGCTGCAGACTCTTCAACACAATGTGTAACTAAAACAGTGGATGAGCAGATGTTCACAGAGATAACAAGAAAGCGAGCAAATAAG AATTTAGACGAAGAACTGTTGCCATCAGctaaaagggccagtatagaagGCATATTGGAGAACGTGAAAGATGTTTTTGCCAGTCAAAATGCAATAGAGGAAAAGAGCTGGAGCTTATCTACACTGACTACAAAGGATG GTTTTAATCCACTAAATGGGGTGGCTGTATTCTCTGAAGATAGAGGTGGTATTCCTTGCATAACTGGAAGTGCAAAGCATACTGGGGAGCAACATAAATCACTTTATTTAGAATCTAGAGCTAACTCTGTAAATTCAGACATCTTTCAGTCCATGAAAATGAGAATGGAATGCTCTCAACCTGTAAATATACGGGGACAAGATAGCATAGTTAACACATTTCCACCATGTACTGAAGCACTGCTGCATGTTGAGGTAGGTAGCTCACCAGAATTGATTCAAGCTCACTTTGTAAATGAGACTGCAGAAGATAGACTTACAAATTCTGAACTTTGTAATTGTTTGGTATCAGAAGATGATATTAATAATCAGAGTACCAATTTTTCAATGAATGAAGAAATTCACCACAATGGAAAATATCAGAAACTTCAGCAAGATGAAGAAAACCAGAACTACGCTATTACCAGTGAACAGTCTGAACAACTTGATGATGCTGATATTGCTGATCAAATGCAGCAGCTTGAAAAAGTACTTTCAACAAGCATTGTGCCAGTAGACCATTCACACGAGACTCAACTTGACCCACATCAGAATCCAGAAACCTCCATACCCACTCAAGAAACTCTTGAAAGTCCAATTAAAAACTTGAATGAATTCTCACGTTGTTCTGCTAGTCCACAAGCTGGACAACATGAGCCAGAGAATGCAGTTACTGTAGATGAAACTGTAGCCTTTGAGATTGCTGATGAGAACCATGAATTCTTATCTCAGGGACATGAACAGATTTTTATTCAGACTGCAGATGGACTTATTCTGTCTCATCCAGGTACTGCTGTTCTATCTCAAGCTGAAGGCATTGTGATTGTAACTAATGCTGATGGTACTACAATGCACATTCGCACATCAGAGGGGGTTCCTTTGGAAACTGTGGAAGCACTCCTGGCAATGGAAGCAGATGGCCAAAGTGAAGATATTTTGCTCTCTCAAAGTGAAATAGAGCCATAA